The Candidatus Syntrophosphaera sp. DNA window TATAGCGGTCACCGGTGCCGGCCACATCCACGCCGCTCATGGTGGCGGCGATCGCCTGGACTTGATTGGCCAGGTCGCGCAAGGTTTGTGCGAGTTGCGTGCATTCCTCTGCCAGAAGAGTCAGTTCATATTTGGTGGCAAAATAGGCCGATTCGTCCTTCATCCTTTCCAGGAGCTGCATGTATTCCTCGAAGTGCTGGTCGCCTTCGGGGGGCACGAACCTGCGCGGGCGGTCGGGTTTGACGCTTCCGTCCAGTGATTCATAGAGCCGGTAATTGACGTCTGCAAGTTCGGCCTCCATGTGGCTGACGCTGGCCGCGGTGGCATCGATCTGGGTTTGCATGGTCGAAAGGGCCGACAATTGGGCGTAAACTTCGTTGAGCTGCATGATCAGCTCTTCAATTGACCGGCGGTTCCGATCGATCTCCAGTTTGGCGGATTCCAGTTCAGCGTCACGGGACTGCTTTTCCTCGCTGAATTGCTTGTTACTGACGCAAGCACCCAGGATGAGCAGCATGGTCATTAGCAGCACCAGAAATTTGGTCACGGGAACCTCCTTGAAACAAAGGTTAAGTGGCGATAAGGAACGCTTTATATCCTGCGTAGGTGGAATACAGGTCAGCCTTGCTGCAAAGCTCGTAGAGCGAGTGCATGCCCATCAGGCCGGTCCCGCAGTCGATCACTTCCGCGCCGAGGTTGGCCATGATGTAGGCGATGGTTCCGCCGCCGCCTTCATCGACCTTGCCCAGTTCGCCCATCTGCCAGAAGACTTTGGCGGAATCGAAGATGCGGATCACTTTGGCAGTGAATTCCGCGTTGGCGTCGTTACAGCCGGATTTCCCACCGCTGCCAGTGAATTTGGAGATGCCGATGCCATGGCTGAACAGCACGGCATTCTGGCGCTCGTGGACATTGGGATAGTTGGGGTCCACGGCGGCGGTGACGTCTCCGGAAAGGATCTGGGAATTGATGAAGGTCTGGCGCAGGTTGGAACTGCTGTCCGACTCGCCGTTGTGGCGGAGCAGCCCGGCAATGAAATCCTGGATAAAGACGGAGTGGGCGCCGGTGTTGCCCTGGCTGCCGACTTCCTCCTTATCCGAGAAATAGACCACCATCGTGCGTTTGGGCTTGGCCTCCAGGTTGTCCAGCAGAGCCCGCAGCGCTGTGTAGGCGCAGATGCGGTCATCCTGGCCGTAACCCACCACCATCGAGGAATCCAGCCCCGCGTCCCGGGCCGGGGTCGCCGGCACGAGTTCCAGTTCGGCCGAGATGAAATCCCTTTCGGTGATGCCGTATTTTTGGTTCAAAAGCTTGAGGGCGTAGGCCTTGAGAGCCTCTTTTTCCTCGGAGCCGGGCTCCTGCCTGCCGCTGAAGACAAGGTTCAGCTTCGAGGCGTCGATCGCCTCGGCCAGGTTCTTTGTATACTGCTCCTTGCGGGCCAGATGGGGCAACAGGTCCGGAATGATGAAGACCGGGTCATCGTCCTTTTCACCGATGCAGATCTCCAACACGCTGCCATCCGCCTTGACCACGATGCCGTGCAGGGCAAGGGGTGTGGAGACCCACTGGTATTTCTTGATCCCGCCGTAATAATGGGTGCGCATGCAGGCCATGCCGCTGGATTTGTCCTCATAGAGGGGATTTTGTTTGAGGTCGACCCGGGGAGCGTCGATATGCGAGGCCACCATGTTTATACCCTTGCTCAGAGGTTCCGAGCCCAGGACAGCCATGGCGATGGTCTTGCCGCGGAAGATGGAATAGACCCTCTTGCTGCCTTTCGCGGCTGGCAGGGCACGGAATTTGTGCTCCTTGAGCAGAGCCTCGGTGTAGGCCACGGCCTCGCGTTCGGTCTTGGCCTGGTTCAGGAAATCGCGGTAAGGGCCGGAAAAGGCCAGTGCTTGTTTGATCTGTGACGCGGGCGCGTCCTTCCAAAAGTTCTTGCGCTCATAGAGCAGGCCGGTCTGTTTTTCTTCTTTCTTGGTTTTCAATTTATTCTCCCTGAATTTATTTCTAAAGTATTTCCACTACTCGGAGCTGCCGCTCGCCCATCGGCGCTTTGACCAGTGCCATTTCCCCTGTTTGCTTGCCCAGGAGTGCCTTGCCGATCGGGGACAGAACCGAGACGGGCTGGACTCCCTCCCGGTCGTAGAAATTCAGTTCGTCCACTCCCACAACCTGGTAGCAGATCTCTTCTCCGGTGTCCTGATCCTGGGTGTGGCAGATGGAGCCGAAGCGCACTTTGTCCCTGGGAATGGCACTTATGTCCACCACTTTCAAGTGGGCAGCCCGGCGGCGCAGGTGGTCAATCTCGTGATCTATCTGGCGCTGCTTTTCCCGGGCGGCTTTGTATTCGGCGTTTTCGCTGAGGTCTCCGAACTCGCGGGCGATCATCAGCGCTTTGATCACTTCCGGACGCTCCTCGGCCATCAGGTACTGGATGCGGCGCTGGATCTTGTCCATGCCTTCGTTGGTGATAAACAGGCTCAGGTCCATCAGTAGGCTTTCTTCTTGTGTAAAAGTCTTTGGGCAGCCACGGCAGCTTTCTTGAGCCGGGCGTTTCCACTTTTAGTCCACACTTCCACGATCTTTTCGATCTCCGGATGGTAGAACTGGAGAGAAGAGCAGAGGATCTCAGCGCTCTGGGGATCGCGGCTGTGGTCGTGCTGGCGCCAGATATCCAGGTAGATATCCTCGTCCAGCTTGGCCACGGCCTTGAGCAGGGCCACGTGATCGGCGGCCAATTCTCCCAAAGGCTGCAGCCATTGGTTGACAAAGTGCCAGACCACCTCCTTGCTGAGCCCGGGATCCTTTTTAAGCAGCTTCACCAGCAGGTTGACGGCCTGTTTGCGCAGCAACTCCCGAGGAGACTGGGTCCAGGCGTAGACATTGGGCAGGTACTTTTCCGGCTGTTTGCGCAGCAAGGGCAGCATCACCTTTTCCATGAGGGCGGCCAGGTCCCCGGCAGACGCGTTCTTCATCGCACCTTCCAAGAGGGGAATGTAAACCGCGGGCTTCTTGGCCGTGATCTTGCCCATGATGGCGATGAAGGCCATCTTGCCGTTCTCGCCCTTTTTCTCCCAGATGTGTTTGTAGAAAGGGATGTATTTCTCGTGGTTCTTGCCCAGCTTCTGGACGATGGTCTTGGCGACGTGGACGATCACTTCGGAGGGGATCTTGCCATTTATCCTTTCTGGATAAGCTATGTAAATTATTTCAAAATCATAGTCATTTTTGGGGAGTTTCTTCTCCAAGTATTCCACCGTGTCCTTTTTCAGCCTATCCTTCCAGTCTATGGTCAGCATCATTACTCCTTTTTCATGCAATTCTCTCAGAATGCCAATGAGCCCTGCAGCAGAAAACTGTCAAGGGAAATTTAGTACTGGCATTCCCCCATTTTTTATACCAGCCTGATTTTCAACTGCCATGGTTCGATCAGATCGGCTCTATAAGGTGAGGTGTCGTAGTGTCTGGAGCTACTGAGGCAGTTTTGCATGACCTGACTGATTCGGTAGTACACAAACTGCTGCAGTTTAGCCCAGTCCTTTGCCCTAAAGCAGATCAGCTTCGGGAAAGCCTCTGCAATCTTCACTATGATGTCTTTACATGAGTAGATGAAGTATAGAGCCAGGGTAAGCAACATATTAAGGTTCTTGAGTTTCGTATAGC harbors:
- a CDS encoding aminopeptidase → MKTKKEEKQTGLLYERKNFWKDAPASQIKQALAFSGPYRDFLNQAKTEREAVAYTEALLKEHKFRALPAAKGSKRVYSIFRGKTIAMAVLGSEPLSKGINMVASHIDAPRVDLKQNPLYEDKSSGMACMRTHYYGGIKKYQWVSTPLALHGIVVKADGSVLEICIGEKDDDPVFIIPDLLPHLARKEQYTKNLAEAIDASKLNLVFSGRQEPGSEEKEALKAYALKLLNQKYGITERDFISAELELVPATPARDAGLDSSMVVGYGQDDRICAYTALRALLDNLEAKPKRTMVVYFSDKEEVGSQGNTGAHSVFIQDFIAGLLRHNGESDSSSNLRQTFINSQILSGDVTAAVDPNYPNVHERQNAVLFSHGIGISKFTGSGGKSGCNDANAEFTAKVIRIFDSAKVFWQMGELGKVDEGGGGTIAYIMANLGAEVIDCGTGLMGMHSLYELCSKADLYSTYAGYKAFLIAT
- a CDS encoding transcription elongation factor GreA; its protein translation is MDLSLFITNEGMDKIQRRIQYLMAEERPEVIKALMIAREFGDLSENAEYKAAREKQRQIDHEIDHLRRRAAHLKVVDISAIPRDKVRFGSICHTQDQDTGEEICYQVVGVDELNFYDREGVQPVSVLSPIGKALLGKQTGEMALVKAPMGERQLRVVEIL